From the genome of Grus americana isolate bGruAme1 chromosome 4, bGruAme1.mat, whole genome shotgun sequence:
CCTTCCTCTGAAACAGCCAAGTATTTTGCTGAAGTTAAAAAAGGTTTGAAGTAGATACCTGGCATAAGAGGTTACAGACCACCCTGTTAACATTTAGGAAAGTTATATGCAACTTTAAAACAAGAACCAATTACTTAAAGTGCCAGGCacaattaaatataaataccaTGGCTTGTATAAGATATAAAGCACTGAGAAAGTACCAGTTtccaaaatgtttaatttgctGGTGGAAGCAAACTCAGCAGTAAGAAGAAAGTGAACCAATTACATTGCTTAAAGAGATGAATAATTTTATGACAGCTACTACTGGCACCAAGATATAAACTTCATTGCTTGCAGTGACTGAGTTCGAGAGTGAACTCATGAAATGAAAGACAGCATTAAACTGGCTAAAAATGTGTTCTATAGAGGGgagttctgtattttaaaaagatgacatCTGAaaattcctcccccccccccccccaacaatcTGTTGCATATTCCAAGAAAACCACTAAATTAGTCTGGCTAGGTTGGTTTTAGAACAGCAGTAAAGGCACAgtaatttagattttatttcagagctATTTTAACATAATTTAGTTACTTCTGGTTTACCACAAGTGTAAGAATAcatttgtatttgcaaataaactACAGAACTGGCAGAGGGTATTTGCACACACACTCAGTGGTAGTCTATagcattatttctgaaaatgaatcaCGAACATATTTTGGTATGTTCATTGCTAGTGCAGTTACAGTTTCTCCTGAATCATCACTTAAAGCCCTCCCACAAACCCTGCAGCTAGggcttttgcttgttttaaacaagaggaaagaaaacaagctgtgCCAAGCAGTATGCTCAGATAGAACTAGCTTCTAGAACTGAATTCTCCTGGTAATACTGATACTAATTTCAACAGATAGACAAGTAGATGGGAAAAGGCATAATTGCAATACACTTTATGTTAACTGTTGCATTGATCTCACTGGGACTATTTGTATGAGCATGTGTATAGCTGTTTATACAACCAGTGTAAATAAGGGTTCTATAATCAGGCTTAAAGCACTTTCCAGTACTTTTGCTGAAGCACTGTTTAGATACACTGTAGTAAACTAAAGCACTCACTggaagcaaaaggaaggaaTCATCAATAAAATAAACGCAGGTTAACTATCAAACTTCAGTAGCATTATTGTAAATGTACCATAATTAAATGCGAAGAAGTCCACTTCAGAGATGGCTTTGGCAGTGTGAAAgaatagttttaaattttatgtgCAGCAAATTATGCACTGTGCTgttcttttaaagtattttacaCGGTCAGAATTTTAGATACGACAAACGTTCTGTGCTGTGCCTTTCAGGTGCACAAAACACCTCAGCCTGGGAAAAGGGAACAGCAAGTAACATAGTAACATCACATTCATCAGTATTGTATCATCATAGTACCGGGCAGTACAAATATTAACTGACTTGCATTACTAATGAGTTAAGTAGAACAGGTAGTACAGTAGCCATGCCACCCATGGCAAACAAAACATGTATAATCCGACATGAAGTTAGAGCTTACTATGTCTAACATCTGACCTGGCATAtcagagaaaattattaaaaagtatACAAAGACAACAGCAAAATTTTACTCCCATTCTGAGCTGTTGCATAAAAAAAGCCCACTGTGCAGTGTCACTACATGCAGAGTTAGATTTTATCACTTACCATACCTGACAGCCTAAATTGCTCCATCTTTGCATTTAAGACACTTCTGCCAGTAGGACACATCACCactcaagttttctttaaagaaaactttctttttgcatttttgtattGAAGAACAAcaattttctgttcctcttaaGCTCCAGATTTCACATTGTTTCACATTCTTTTCTAAGCGTCACTCCAGAGCTTTCGCACCACTCAAGTCTCCCCCTTGAACGGGTACACCATCTCTTACAAACCAcgctgtatttaaaaaaaaaaaaatccttcagaatTAAATATAGCCTTTTTGGAAAGTTTGCAAAAGACCATCCAAGACATTTGAAAGAATATTCACATCATTTGCATATCACAACACTATCTTTTATGTTACAGACTGACACCTCAGGGAATTTATCTTCTATTTGtctcaaaattatttatagatctactgtaagaaaagaaacattagaaCTGTTACTACACAGCATAGTGTTTCTTTTGATAAAAATGTCtccaaaaaaattgaaataagcCATCAGCAGCTtgactgaaatatcttttttctaaaatcaaGGATATAGTAAGAAGGAATGGATCTGGTTAAGGATAACTAGGGTGATAGCACCAAGGCATAGTTTTGATATCCTTCTTCTTCCACCTAGTGGCAAGCAGTATAAAACACAAGGTCTTCAGGAATGCAGTCATTAGATGTTTTCAAACACAAACCACCTTCTGCCTCAACTGCTCAAGCAAttaagatttgaaaaaaaaaaattaaaaagcattacaGCAAAACTGTCCAGCATTTCATTAAACTTAGTAAATCAAATACCACAATAGTATGAACTAAGACAGATAATTCTATTGCCGTCTAAGACAGGGGAGCAATTGCAGCAGAATATAAGAACTAATTAAAAGTTTCTGCTGAATTATCTGaccacagtggaaaaaaaccatgcCTATTAGTATTGAGCACTATGTAAGCAATAGAAATATATCCATTATCTCAATTGGTATTTTAATTAAGATCAGTGTTTTCAAGCTCACATTCTGCTTCTCTTTAGGATCAACATTCTCACAACAGAACCTACTGAATTAGAAAATGGATTAAACCAGAAGTGTATTTTCAAAGGCAATGACAAGTTGCTATTACATCCTTGTGTTTTCAGCTAACCCTGACATTAAACTTGGGGAAGCTCCATTCCCCTATCCTTTGCATGGGATCTTCTCCTGAAAGAGGACAGGAATAGGGGAATTATTTCctcaattttaaaacaaaaaaaaaaagcagcactgaaaacatAACATGCTTGGATATTTACCACGTCTGGTATCTGTTAGCAGCAGGACTAACAAAACATGGTTCCtcatacatttatattttatacatacGCACTGTCTCCTAAGCTTCTTACCTCATAACACTAGAGCATATGTCTACGAAATCTAAGTTCACCTCTGTGATGGCACGTCATATCCCTTCAATTCCATACATTTCCTAGTTTCCTAATCAGTCTGAAGGTAAGAGGCTATATGTACTACAGTCGAAGTTAAGCATGCACCAACTGCTTCAAGTATTAAGCACTACAACTACAGGCTAAGGGCTAAGAGTAAATCTCCCCTTTTCCTCAATTTGGGGTGCTGTAGTGAGGAAGGATATTTCACATGTGAAAATGTCACACTTAAGGTTATCTAAAGCCTTtgcagaggttaaaaaaaaaaaaaatactgcgcATGCCCCAGTGGGTATTCCCCCATTTCCATAGTAATAAAATTCTTGCATCTTAGATTCAGTATATCACATGATATACTTGCCACAAGGCCAAATATTATCTGCAGGAAACATTTCTGAgacaggtttggggtttttttgtcatttttttaagagagcaATGGCTAAGAAGTGCTCACAGGGTTGAAGTGTTTCAATccatttcaaagtgaaatggATTTGTGGATAGAGTGCTTGCATGATCTATGCTTTCTATCATGCAGCTCTGCATTTTATCAAATTGATATCCTACATAAAGCGTATCCACTGTGACAATTTAGAGAATTTATCTGTATTACTCTTGATACAAGTTTAACatacaaaaccagcacaatgcTGAATGCCTGTATATATAGGTGTGCATGTATATACACGCATACGCTGAGCTAGACTGGATTGAATCACATTCCTTTTAGACCAGGATTAACAATTAATCAACACGTACTTAAATGGAACTCATGCAGAACAgagtctgttttgttttttcctcatgtcATCAAAAAAAGAGAGGCAATGCAGGAAAGACAGGCTACAACTGGACTCCACAGTGTAAAACAAGGCCTGGTTAAATGTAGATCAGAGCAAGAAAGCTACAAACTAGTTAGTCATCTCAATGAACGTTGATACCCATCCTTGCAAAGTCCTGAGAGCTTTAAGTGGTGCTGGTAAGCATTGTATTGTCCACTGATGAGCCATGAATTCACTACTATGTGCAGAGACACTGTGCTTCCATCTAACATATGCCTTCTGTAGAGACTCCCTCCTACAGTAAGTTTCTACCAAGGGATTAATTTAACTTTAAACCTTTAGAAACAAGTCAGCTCTGCACTCTATGAGCCCATATGGAAATCTTCTGATGAAACCCAGCACTTACAGTTCAAACAGACTCTTAAAGCTTAGAAACATACAAATCAACCAACTGACAGCATGTGCCTTGAATAAAGCCAGTATGATAATTCCCATTTTCAGAAGCATCTAGCATTACATTTTGTACTGCAgagaattattttactttaaattactTATGTAGGGAAAGCAATCTATTTCCCTCAAAGTTTATAATTTCCATCCAAATTCAAATCTGAAGTAGTCAGTTTGAAGTGGAAGTGAACATGAGATGAAGCCTCTGAATGAATAATTTGATTTACTGTCCTTTGCATACAAAACATCATTCATCACATGAAAACAACCTTCgtgaaaaaaacagcaaactCATTTTGAGCCTTTGTATGCACTTATTTGACAAACTGTTTAAAACAATGTCGAAAAGTTTAgtgaaatgggttttttttgcttttgacaaaaattttcaaaagcagatttgAGATGTCAGTATCCAGAAGATGTTTTTAATCAACATTTATTGGACTATTCGATATTTCAGACTGATGTCATTCTTTAGAAAACTGTACATGGATTGAAGGTAGAAAAGAAGCCGAACAATTGAATGTACAATACTTATAATTTTCAACAGATGGCACTTTATAGCAAGGAAACTATAACATCTAattaaaagacagcaaaaacaATTGGATGGCTGAGTGCAGTGACATGCCAAAATTTGCATCTGAAAAAGCCTAATATCCTTAAATTTGAAAGTATATTTCTACAAAACTGAAAGTACAAAGAGGGAATctaaagccaaacaaaaactCTGAAGTAACATTCTCTCTCAGATATTAATCACACTGAGACATTCTTCACAAAGGCAGGATATTcccatcttcttttcttctcaggcAGACTTTACAGGTAGAGTTGAATTtgaagacagcaaagaaaacatgacCTTCAGACTATGGTTATTACTGCATACAAGCTCAGAAGAGAACAGAGAATCCTTTTAGTAATATGAGTTAGAGAGTGCAGTCTTGTGCAAAATTTTACAGGCTTTTTGATGTCCAAAGCTACACAGAAGATTTTTTAGAACCATTTATGAGCTAAATAAACAAGAAAGGCCTGGGAGCATTTCTGCCTCTGAGTTATAACCCAAGTTACACTTTTAAGTTGTCTGTCAGTATTATCTGAGTTGAAGGTGCTTACTAATGAGAGTCACAAAAGGCAAACTGAGAATGacaacatttaaagaaatccaTGGGGAGTTAACAGTTATTTTCAGTTACCTAATTGGTAGTTACAGAGAAAAAGTCACTCTTCTTGGAGATGCACAAAGGACAAAAGGCAATGGACACAAGTTGCAGCATGGGAAATAGTAATTAGAGAAGTTTTCATAACAGAACTAGTTGAATATTGAAACAGGCTACCCAGAGCATTTAAAGCTCCATCTTTGGAGTTATTCAAACCTcgacaaggccctgagcaaaCTCATCTAGCTTCAACAACAGACCTGCTTTAAGGAGGACGTTAAACTACAAGAACACCAGTCCCTTCCAGGAACTTGTAAGATTCTAAATTGTTCAACAGAAAATGCTACACAAAAGGATGAGACCCAACACCACATCCTCGGGGCATAACTTCTGAAAGATAATCCCTCAATTATGACTGAGTCATATTCTCTCAGACTCCCAAAACAATCTCTCACAGGACTGAGGACCATGTCTTGGTCTGAATCCTCATTctgaactaaacaaaaaaagtttaatttttaagtcaCCTATTTTTCAGATGTAGGATCCGTTAGCAGGTAAGCTTCCCATTTTCTAAGTTAATTTATATAGGATCAAGTCAGCAGCCACAATCAAGCAGCACTTACTATGCtagacaaaaaagaaacatctcaTTTGGAGTCCTGTGAGTTTACAGATTAGATGTTACCATCTAACAGTATTcaatacagttaaaaatattaatgcccATATGTAGAAAATGTAGGCACATACAATTAGAGTATTTCCAACATTAAGTGGCATTCACGCAAAATTCTCATATGTCTGAGCTGAATTCTTAAGGTGATGTGACAAGGTCTTGGAACAAACAAGCTTTTGTAGGCACACAACTATATCAAAACGTTTTACTAAACATTATTTGTTCCAGAAACCTTTCCTGAAATACATAAAACCCTTTTAAATCTATCCTCTGTACCTAAATATCACTAGAAATTCCACATGGAATTTGAAGGAGAGAGGTCTGCTAATAAAGTAATATAGTTTAAGTTCCCTCTTCAGCACTGTGCAAGGGAAAACTTCAGTTATAGGAAGGTATAGGAAAGGGTAGCGTTATACCTCCACAGTGTCTTGGAATGCAAGTACTGGGCCACAAAATGCAATGACAGCTatgttcttttctgttcctgaaggagGCATTCTTTCTCCTGattgcaattaaaaaatttaGGTACATAAGAATCTCATTCAACAGCCAAGAAACAAGCATCagtgaaaaatacagtagaaaTACAGCAACTACAGGAAACAAAGACTCCAAGCCAGATATTGGCCTTGTCAGGCTTAGAGCTTTCATGAAAACACAGCTGTAATTTTAGcacatttttccccttcactgGTAGGAGCAGATTCATCTCTTGCACAGATGGAAAACTCTATGCCCAGGTGAACTGAAACACAAGCTGTTGCACACTTTATACATTTAGAATCAACTGGTCCAGATACTTTACAGTTGATTTTAAGATTTATCAATGATTTTGGTGTCAAGAAAAGCCTTACTAATCTGTTATTTACAAACTGCTCAGAATGAAGAGGTTGTTTCCATACAGCTTCATCCAACCTTAATGCTATAAAAATGCATGCCTCAATCCATTTAATTAGTGAGAAACTTCCATATATCTGATTCAGGCTGCTTCCAATCTTCTCCCATTAGTCCTTTCAGGTTCAAATCTTTGAAAAATTCCAGGCGatgactgtaggagaggagaaataaacaaaaaaagttttaagtcTTGTAGTTTGTGTCTTAATAAAAGGCAGCATCCTCAATAGGCTTaattaatctttattttcaggttttcttggACAAGAATGTAACCAGCACTCCATGTGTTCATTTTCCAGAACTTGAGTTTATAAATAAACACACactgctgtgtttctgaaaaatcctgtactggaaaacacagagcaaaatcCTAAGCTATGAAAAAGTATCACACAGCATAAAGTGAAGTTAACAAAGTACTCACCTTTTAAGCTCCCTCAACTTATGTTGCCTGGAACTGCAGTCGGAGCAAGAACACAGTGATATCCTGATTTTTGACTTATCCACACTCCAAAATAGTAAAAATTTACAACTCTTGACCAATTGAAAAATCATATCATATGGATATCCTTTCcttacagaaaaaaggaaggctgGATAGGATAATGAAActagtaaatatattttttcctgtaagactagaagtcttgttttcttttaaacattatCAATCAGTTCTTGCTAAGAATTTCTCCTTTAGGCTACCACATAGAAACAGTAGAAGGAAGACACTGAAGCCAATTGCTAATTACTGCTTATATTAAACAACTACCAAATAGTAGACAGAACATCTGACACTACACTAATCATTTTGAAAGGTAAATGGAATTCTCTTACTAGTAAGTAATTTGTAAGAGTAAACTAAAAGCAATGAAAGTACCAAGGAGCAACCTCTTCACAAAATTGCATCTACTACcaatgtctggaaaaaaatcagagggtttttttggaagaggtactacagaaaaaatagaaagaatcctttcctgaaaaatattacAGGCACTCTCCAGTttaccacagaaaaataaaagtatctaTTTCTTATGAAACACTGATAAagagaatgtattttattaacaatagcttagattatttttttaataaatagttgCAGAAGCtaagtttttcttaaataaaggcaaaaaCGGGTAACTTACCTAAAATTTACCTTACCTGGCTGTCATTGTATCTTGAGCAACAAGCTTGCATAAGAACTATAATGTACCCTCTAGAGCTAGTTCATTTATACAAAATGCCCAGAAGTAGCAGTTTTTATCAAATCATCTCAGCCTCACAgtcaaaggaaataaacaggcccaaagcacaatttaaaaatcaagatattCTAGTTTTTCTATTGATACTGGTTATCTTTTTATTATACTTTCTAGTTTAGTCTGCCTTTTCAAATTTTTCCATAATATGGAGCCATCTGTAGAGGTGAAGTTGTTTAGAACAGCAGGGGAGAAGCAAAAGAGATTTACTGGAAATGTATCTGGTGAAATTAACACCAAATGGCATTTCAGAAGGTGCTGGAGGCAAGGAAAGAGTAGAACAACCTATCTATGATTTAGCTGAGGAAGGTGATAAAACAGATGCCAATGGTGTTGAATGCATCATTTTCTATGCACCTAGGGGACAACATAGAAATCAAGCACTAATTACAGCTAACACAGTGCTTTATACAAAGTACAGCACCAATGGATTGGGGGCTAAGCAGTATCATTAAAATACTAGAGGCACTCAATCTGAAAACCAGATTAGCTTTTTTACGTATTCCAATAGTGTAACATTATTACAAAAGAGCTCATTTCATGCTTACAAATCTGGTTTCTGTCCTTCCTGTAGTTCATGTTGAGGCACAGGATAAAGTGcttcatattttctctcttctcctgagCCATGAATTGCAAATGCATTGAACTTGTTAGTGCACGGTGGAAAGTAATTCCAAGGAAGATGAGCTTTACCCTCCCATTTGGTTTTCATTCTGGTCACCTCAAACTCTAAAGGAAGTTTGTCCTgttaaaggagagaaaaaaaaaaaagaggtaatgTCACCTTCCAATCAGACAATGAGTGCCTAAAATCAATTAGTTTTTCTGTACATTATGAATGTACTTGACCACTTACTTTCCATACTCTTCTTctgccagaaagcagcagcactagGTGTTGTCCATGGCTGTCAAAAATATCAGAGCacaattttcttaaaatgatgCCAAGTTATTAGTGTACTGTTCTGCCACAAATGTGTCCATTCCCCATATTGGAACAATTTCTGTACCCAGTCTTCCTCATACGTATATCTTACAAGCATTAGAACTAGAAAcacaaattaacatttttcagcGTGCTGTACTTACGGACAGAGTTCAACTTCTAAATACTGTTCAGTTCTGTCATTCAGGAAAAATGCTTctacaactggaaaaaaaaaaggctgtcaGTATTTCATATTAACTATTTTGTAATGTCCTGACACCTTCATATCCCActaaaacaaatgtttgcatGAATTTTGGCCTACGCCACGCCAGAGTTTGTCTAGATATGTACATGCTACTGACAGTTTCCTAACTATTTGAAATGCTGTGCCACAATTGTACCTTCAAGAGCTTTTAATGCCTACTATCATAAAAAGCTTTATAAAGCACTGTACTAATTTTATTACTTTACCAACTCCAGCTTTAGAAACACTGATCTTGATGCAGCAGAAAAACGGCATGTCTACTAACTAATATTAACTGCCAACGTAGTAAGAAAAGCATCAGCAGACAGCTATTCCCGCTACTATGCTTGCTGTGAACAAAGCTGACCAAGATAGAGTAATCCTAGTCAATCATACTCACAGCATGCACTCCAGGTAGAGCACTTAAGTGCAGAAGTCTTGTGTTTGCTGGTAACCTGAGGATGCAgagcaccagaaaaaaaaatggagagaggaACATACACTCACGGCAGAGCACACACCCCATAATGAAGACTGCTAGGTCTCAGAAACAGTAAAAAGCATTCAggtcttaaatttttttttcccccacagatGGCTGATACTTTGGAGATGAGATTACTGTTCCAGGTGTACCTGAAAGCCAGGTGTGACTGCTGAATGACCTTTCAGGAACACAAAGTAGAACTATAATGGTGTTTCTCACAGCAATGACATCATTAGAAAACTTTAGTTAGAATTATAATTAGATATGattgataattttatttttacataagcCTATTTAGCATAATAATATCAAAGAGATGCTAATACTGTTCTAGTACAGCTTTAATCAGACTAGCTCAATAATCAGGAAGTAGAGAACTACTGGAAACATTAAATTCTTGCATTATTCAAAGcaaaaggtaaaaatgaaaatattgacaggaaaggagaaagaaagcagCATTACTATAAGAATATTCCCTGTTCCATTTGGGTACCATTTCAAATCATATTTTATAAGCTGCCCTTCGTTTCACACTTTCCTATTCCTCAAATATACTTTGGAAAAGTGATTAAAATGGACaaatgttttagctattgctctCTACTTCTTCAAGCAAAAGTAGAACCTAGCTTTAGGATTTTGCTTCTATTTACCTACTGCAAatgcatttataaatatatgccacaaa
Proteins encoded in this window:
- the C4H4orf33 gene encoding UPF0462 protein C4orf33 homolog isoform X2, which encodes MLPSLMILQHHLESQGNLLVDCGTMRVTSKHKTSALKCSTWSACFVEAFFLNDRTEQYLEVELCPHGQHLVLLLSGRRRVWKDKLPLEFEVTRMKTKWEGKAHLPWNYFPPCTNKFNAFAIHGSGEERKYEALYPVPQHELQEGQKPDFHRLEFFKDLNLKGLMGEDWKQPESDIWKFLTN
- the C4H4orf33 gene encoding UPF0462 protein C4orf33 homolog isoform X1, which gives rise to MEFMIKHTWDGLPVSHEPVTIVLKSDNEGLLMEVNAPFFNDPPAPLGEPGKPFSRLWDYEVVEAFFLNDRTEQYLEVELCPHGQHLVLLLSGRRRVWKDKLPLEFEVTRMKTKWEGKAHLPWNYFPPCTNKFNAFAIHGSGEERKYEALYPVPQHELQEGQKPDFHRLEFFKDLNLKGLMGEDWKQPESDIWKFLTN